One segment of Phaeacidiphilus oryzae TH49 DNA contains the following:
- the rnc gene encoding ribonuclease III: protein MADGTATPPKAADETDAAKRTAPRRADTAYDALEGSFGYQIERSLLVRALTHRSYAYENGGLPTNERLEFLGDSVLGLVVTDTLYRVHPDLPEGQLAKLRAAVVNSRALATVARRLQLGRYIRLGRGEEGTGGRDKSSILADTLEAMIGAIYLDKGLDAAFELVHRLFDPLIEESSNLGAGLDWKTSLQELTAAAGIGVPEYVVSEAGPDHEKTFTAYARVAGVDYGTGEGRSKKEAEQKAAASAYHAIREAYPKAVAE from the coding sequence ATGGCAGACGGGACTGCGACTCCTCCCAAGGCAGCCGACGAGACCGACGCTGCCAAGCGCACGGCGCCGCGACGCGCCGACACCGCGTACGACGCCCTGGAGGGATCGTTCGGTTACCAGATCGAGCGATCCCTTCTGGTGCGTGCGCTGACCCACCGCTCGTACGCGTACGAGAACGGCGGGCTGCCCACCAACGAGCGCCTGGAGTTCCTCGGCGACTCGGTGCTGGGCCTGGTGGTCACCGACACCCTTTACCGCGTCCACCCGGACCTGCCGGAGGGCCAGCTGGCCAAGCTCCGCGCCGCGGTGGTCAACTCGCGCGCCCTGGCGACGGTGGCGCGCAGGCTTCAGCTGGGCCGGTACATCAGGCTCGGCCGCGGCGAGGAGGGCACCGGCGGCCGCGACAAGTCGTCCATCCTCGCCGACACCCTTGAGGCGATGATCGGCGCGATCTACCTCGACAAGGGCCTGGACGCGGCGTTCGAGCTGGTCCACCGCCTCTTCGACCCGCTGATCGAGGAGTCCTCCAACCTCGGCGCCGGACTCGACTGGAAGACCTCTCTGCAGGAGCTGACCGCCGCGGCGGGCATCGGCGTCCCGGAGTACGTGGTCTCCGAGGCCGGCCCCGACCACGAGAAGACCTTCACCGCGTACGCGCGGGTGGCCGGCGTCGACTACGGCACCGGCGAGGGCCGCTCCAAGAAGGAAGCCGAGCAGAAGGCCGCGGCCTCGGCGTACCACGCCATCCGCGAGGCCTACCCCAAGGCAGTCGCGGAGTAG
- a CDS encoding YceD family protein: protein MFDTHELGRRPGAMREVSRSVPAPEDFGIDVIGVPQGSPVELDVRLESVVEGVLVTGTAEAGIKGECVRCLEPVEHDVDVDFQELYYYPEVADRIVAELAESGDDAESEDETYRLEGDLFDLRPVLRDAVVLALPLQPVCQDDCPGLCSECGARLADDPDHHHDAADPRWAALQGLSAAPSDAEGDGIENSGTGDGAAENQEK, encoded by the coding sequence GTGTTCGACACACACGAGCTGGGCCGTCGTCCCGGTGCGATGCGCGAGGTCTCCCGTTCGGTGCCGGCTCCCGAGGACTTCGGGATCGATGTGATCGGCGTGCCCCAGGGCAGCCCCGTAGAGCTGGACGTCCGACTGGAGTCGGTGGTCGAGGGAGTGCTCGTCACGGGCACTGCCGAGGCCGGGATCAAGGGCGAGTGCGTACGCTGTCTGGAGCCCGTCGAGCACGACGTCGACGTGGACTTCCAGGAGCTGTACTACTACCCGGAGGTCGCCGACCGGATCGTCGCCGAACTGGCGGAGTCCGGCGACGACGCCGAGTCGGAAGACGAGACTTACCGGCTGGAGGGCGATCTCTTCGACCTCCGACCGGTGCTGCGGGACGCGGTGGTGCTCGCACTGCCGCTGCAGCCGGTGTGCCAGGACGACTGTCCGGGCCTGTGCTCCGAGTGCGGAGCGCGCCTGGCGGACGACCCGGACCACCACCATGACGCCGCCGACCCCCGGTGGGCGGCTTTGCAGGGACTCTCCGCCGCCCCGAGCGACGCCGAGGGTGACGGAATCGAGAACAGCGGTACCGGTGACGGTGCCGCCGAGAACCAGGAGAAGTAG
- the mutM gene encoding bifunctional DNA-formamidopyrimidine glycosylase/DNA-(apurinic or apyrimidinic site) lyase has product MPELPEVEVVRRGLARWASGRTIREVAVLHPRSVRRHIAGAEDFAARLVGVTLGEATRRGKYLWLPLGGEPKGALLGHLGMSGQLLIQPEDAPAETHLRVRIRFADEARTELRFVDQRTFGGLSVEDTGLDGLPLSVSHIARDPMDPLFDEAAFHAALRRRRTTLKRALLDQTLISGVGNIYADEALWRARLHFDRPTGTLAPARSAELLAAVREVMSAALAVGGTSFDSLYVNVNGESGYFSRDLDAYGREDQPCRRCGTPIRRVPFMNRSSYYCPRCQRRPRQV; this is encoded by the coding sequence ATGCCCGAGCTGCCAGAGGTAGAAGTCGTCCGCCGCGGACTAGCCCGCTGGGCGAGCGGCCGCACGATCCGCGAGGTGGCGGTCCTCCACCCCCGCTCCGTCCGCCGCCACATCGCCGGCGCGGAGGACTTCGCCGCCCGTCTCGTCGGGGTCACCCTCGGCGAGGCCACCCGCCGCGGCAAGTACCTCTGGCTCCCCCTGGGCGGCGAGCCCAAGGGAGCCCTCCTCGGTCACCTCGGCATGAGCGGGCAGCTGCTGATCCAGCCCGAGGACGCCCCCGCCGAGACCCACCTCCGGGTCCGGATCCGCTTCGCCGACGAGGCCCGCACCGAGCTGCGCTTCGTCGACCAGCGCACCTTCGGCGGCCTCAGCGTCGAGGACACCGGCCTGGACGGCCTGCCGCTCTCGGTGTCCCACATCGCCCGCGACCCGATGGACCCGCTCTTCGACGAGGCCGCCTTCCACGCCGCCCTGCGCCGCCGCCGCACCACCCTGAAGCGGGCGCTCCTCGACCAGACCCTGATCAGCGGCGTCGGCAACATCTACGCCGACGAGGCGCTGTGGCGCGCCCGCCTCCACTTCGACCGCCCGACCGGGACCCTCGCCCCCGCGCGCAGCGCCGAACTCCTCGCCGCCGTACGGGAGGTGATGTCGGCGGCGCTCGCCGTCGGCGGCACCAGCTTCGACAGCCTCTACGTCAACGTGAACGGCGAGAGCGGCTACTTCTCCCGCGACCTGGACGCCTACGGCAGGGAGGACCAGCCCTGCCGGCGCTGCGGGACGCCGATCCGCCGGGTGCCGTTCATGAACCGCTCCAGCTACTACTGCCCGCGCTGCCAGCGCCGCCCCCGGCAGGTGTGA
- the recG gene encoding ATP-dependent DNA helicase RecG, with protein sequence MTTTHTVLDEPLKKLVGGDSAKTLAAHLDLHTVGDLLHHYPRRYAARGELTRLDSLELDEEVTVVAEIEKCELIPFRGRKGNRLQLTVTDGHGRLALTFFNQPWRQKELRPGRRGLFAGQVTAFNRVRQLTNPDYQLMDGDEGEAMAAKFANRLIPVYPAAAKAPSWKISNCVEMALDSLSATGWEGLGEPLPDALRADRGLLPLPEALELIHRPRTQDDVERARSRLKWDEAFVLQVVLAQRRAGESALTATPRERRPDGLLAAFDEKLPFTLTEGQRKVGEEVFDDLAGTHPMHRLLQGEVGSGKTLVALRAMLSVVDAGGQAALLAPTEVLAQQHHRSITEMLGELAERPSLLGGSELSTEVVLLTGSMGAAARRKPLLDLATGEAGIVIGTHALIEDVVRFHDLGLVVVDEQHRFGVEQRDALRAKGDTTPHLLVMTATPIPRTVAMTVFGDLETSVLDQLPAGRSPIATHTVPALEKPHFLSRAWERVREEVGKGHQAYVVCPRIGDEEDDPKKAKGGKEKAPADDRRPPLAVLDIAEQLRTGPLSGLRVEILHGRMAPDAKDDVMRRFAAGEVDVLVATTVIEVGVNVPNATAMVIMDADRFGVSQLHQLRGRVGRGSAPGLCLLVSEAPGGSGARQRLEAVAATLDGFELSRIDLEQRGEGDVLGVHQSGGRSSLKVLSVLQDEEVIAEARTEATALIAADPDLADHPDLRATVTGILSADRADYLDKG encoded by the coding sequence ATGACCACCACGCACACGGTCCTTGACGAGCCACTGAAGAAGCTCGTGGGCGGCGACTCGGCGAAGACCCTGGCCGCCCATCTCGACCTGCACACCGTCGGCGACCTCCTCCACCACTACCCGCGCCGGTACGCGGCCCGGGGCGAGCTCACCCGCCTCGACAGCCTCGAACTGGACGAGGAGGTCACGGTCGTCGCCGAGATCGAGAAGTGCGAGCTGATCCCGTTCCGCGGCCGCAAGGGCAACCGCCTCCAGCTCACCGTGACGGACGGCCACGGCCGCCTCGCGCTGACCTTCTTCAACCAGCCCTGGCGGCAGAAGGAGCTCAGGCCCGGCCGCCGCGGCCTCTTCGCCGGCCAGGTCACCGCCTTCAACCGGGTGCGCCAACTGACCAACCCCGACTACCAGTTGATGGACGGCGACGAGGGCGAGGCGATGGCCGCCAAGTTCGCCAACCGGCTGATCCCGGTCTACCCGGCCGCCGCCAAGGCCCCCTCCTGGAAGATCTCCAACTGCGTGGAGATGGCCCTGGACAGCCTCTCCGCCACCGGCTGGGAGGGCCTCGGCGAGCCGCTGCCGGACGCCCTCCGGGCCGATCGCGGCCTCCTCCCGCTCCCCGAGGCTCTGGAGCTGATCCACCGCCCCCGCACCCAGGACGACGTCGAGCGCGCCAGGTCCCGGCTGAAGTGGGACGAGGCCTTCGTCCTCCAGGTCGTGCTGGCCCAGCGCAGGGCCGGCGAGTCCGCGCTGACCGCGACCCCGCGCGAGCGCCGCCCGGACGGGCTGCTCGCCGCCTTCGACGAGAAGCTCCCGTTCACCCTCACCGAGGGCCAGCGGAAGGTCGGCGAGGAGGTCTTCGACGACCTGGCCGGCACCCACCCCATGCACCGGCTGCTCCAGGGCGAGGTCGGCTCCGGCAAGACCCTGGTCGCGCTGCGGGCCATGCTCTCCGTGGTCGACGCCGGCGGCCAGGCGGCGCTGCTCGCCCCCACCGAGGTGCTGGCCCAGCAGCACCACCGGTCCATCACCGAGATGCTGGGCGAGCTCGCCGAGCGGCCCAGCCTCCTCGGCGGCTCCGAGCTGTCCACCGAGGTCGTCCTCCTCACCGGCTCGATGGGCGCCGCCGCCCGCCGCAAGCCGCTGCTCGACCTCGCCACCGGCGAGGCCGGGATCGTCATCGGCACCCACGCGCTGATCGAGGACGTGGTGCGGTTCCACGACCTGGGCCTGGTCGTGGTCGACGAGCAGCACCGCTTCGGCGTCGAGCAGCGCGACGCCCTCCGGGCCAAGGGCGACACCACCCCCCACCTGCTGGTGATGACCGCGACCCCCATCCCGCGGACGGTCGCCATGACCGTTTTCGGCGACCTGGAGACCTCGGTCCTCGACCAGCTGCCGGCCGGTCGCTCGCCGATCGCCACCCACACCGTCCCCGCGCTGGAGAAGCCGCACTTCCTCAGCCGCGCCTGGGAGCGGGTCCGCGAGGAGGTCGGCAAGGGCCACCAGGCCTACGTGGTCTGCCCGCGGATCGGCGACGAGGAGGACGACCCGAAGAAGGCGAAGGGCGGTAAGGAGAAGGCCCCGGCCGACGACCGCCGCCCCCCGCTGGCCGTCCTGGACATCGCCGAGCAGCTGCGCACGGGGCCGCTCTCCGGCCTCCGGGTGGAGATCCTCCACGGCCGGATGGCACCGGACGCCAAGGACGACGTGATGCGCCGCTTCGCCGCCGGCGAGGTCGACGTGCTGGTCGCCACCACCGTGATCGAGGTGGGCGTCAACGTCCCCAACGCCACCGCCATGGTGATCATGGACGCCGACCGCTTCGGCGTCTCCCAGCTCCACCAGCTGCGCGGCCGGGTCGGCCGGGGCTCGGCCCCCGGCCTGTGCCTGCTGGTCAGCGAGGCCCCCGGCGGCTCGGGCGCCCGCCAGCGGCTGGAGGCCGTGGCGGCCACCCTGGACGGCTTCGAGCTGTCCCGGATCGACCTCGAACAGCGCGGGGAGGGCGACGTCCTGGGCGTCCACCAGTCCGGCGGCCGCTCCTCCCTCAAGGTCCTCTCCGTCCTCCAGGACGAGGAGGTCATCGCCGAGGCCCGCACCGAGGCGACCGCCCTCATCGCCGCCGACCCCGACCTCGCCGACCACCCCGACCTCCGGGCCACGGTCACGGGCATCCTCTCCGCGGACCGCGCGGACTACCTCGACAAGGGCTGA
- a CDS encoding bifunctional polysaccharide deacetylase/glycosyltransferase family 2 protein, translating into MPADHRAPKRPRARQVPVRTHWLLMGVLLTALTVALLIQGYTQHMFGVSNDSLAGAQGPAEAVPASVSHGGPVVDASGAAPHSARPRSHTIALTFDDGPDPTWTPRILDVLRRNHVHATFFVVGSQVAAHPELVRRIVADGDQIGVHSFTHPDLGDIPSWLARVELSETQLAMAGAADVTTSLLRPPYSSENDAVDDKDWRVMRETGRQGYLTVLTTRDSEDWTRPGVARIVANATPAGPAGEILLMHDAGGDRAQSVAALARLLPELTHRGYRFETVSQSVGMADPVRPAGGFEHFQGVALIWVLHASAWVIKLLGWLMYAAGGLAVLRAIASVAAARRHVRRRGRTWGPPVTAPVTVIVPAYNESAGIEASVRSLLASDHPVEVIVVDDGSTDGTADIVEALRLPGVRVVRQPNSGKPAALNTGLAAASCELVVMVDGDTVFEPETVRTLVQPFADPWVGAVSGNAKVVNRGGLLGRWQHIEYVVGFNLDRRLFDLGECMPTVPGAVGAFRRSALLAIGGVSDDTLAEDTDLTMALCRQGWRVVYEEDAVAWTEAPASLGALWRQRYRWCYGTMQAMWKHRRSMVERRAAGRLGRRGLGYLLLFQVLLPLLAPAVDVFSVYGLVYLDPVRVIGLWLGFMAIQLLMGLYAFRLDLERPGALLSLPLQQFVYRQLMYLVVIQSVVTALAGTRLRWQRMERYGSLPGAEARSQA; encoded by the coding sequence ATGCCCGCAGACCACCGCGCCCCGAAACGGCCGAGAGCCCGCCAGGTGCCCGTCCGCACCCACTGGCTGCTGATGGGCGTGCTGCTCACGGCGCTGACGGTGGCCCTCCTCATCCAGGGCTACACCCAGCACATGTTCGGGGTGAGCAACGACAGCCTGGCCGGCGCCCAGGGCCCGGCGGAGGCGGTCCCGGCGAGCGTCTCCCACGGCGGCCCGGTGGTGGACGCCTCCGGCGCCGCTCCGCACAGCGCCCGGCCGCGGAGCCACACCATCGCCCTCACCTTCGACGACGGCCCCGACCCGACGTGGACCCCGAGGATCCTGGACGTGCTGCGCCGCAACCATGTCCACGCGACCTTCTTCGTGGTCGGCTCCCAGGTGGCGGCCCACCCCGAGCTGGTGCGGCGGATCGTCGCGGACGGCGACCAGATCGGCGTCCACTCCTTCACCCACCCCGACCTCGGCGACATCCCCTCCTGGCTGGCCCGGGTGGAGCTGAGCGAGACCCAGCTCGCGATGGCCGGCGCGGCGGACGTCACCACCTCCCTCCTCCGCCCGCCCTACTCCTCGGAGAACGACGCGGTGGACGACAAGGACTGGCGCGTGATGCGGGAGACCGGCCGCCAGGGCTACCTCACCGTCCTCACCACCCGGGACAGCGAGGACTGGACCCGCCCCGGGGTCGCCCGGATCGTCGCGAACGCCACGCCCGCCGGCCCGGCCGGGGAGATCCTGCTGATGCACGACGCCGGCGGCGACCGGGCGCAGAGCGTGGCCGCGCTGGCCCGGCTGCTGCCCGAACTGACCCACCGCGGCTACCGGTTCGAGACGGTCAGCCAGTCCGTCGGGATGGCCGACCCGGTGCGGCCGGCCGGCGGGTTCGAGCACTTCCAGGGCGTGGCGCTGATCTGGGTGCTGCACGCCAGCGCCTGGGTGATCAAGCTCCTCGGCTGGCTGATGTACGCGGCGGGCGGGCTCGCCGTCCTCCGCGCGATCGCCTCGGTGGCCGCCGCCCGCCGCCATGTGAGGCGGCGCGGCCGGACCTGGGGGCCGCCGGTCACCGCGCCGGTCACGGTCATCGTCCCGGCGTACAACGAGAGCGCGGGGATCGAGGCCTCGGTGCGCTCGCTGCTCGCCTCCGACCACCCGGTCGAGGTGATCGTGGTCGACGACGGCTCGACGGACGGCACCGCCGACATCGTCGAGGCGCTGCGGCTGCCCGGGGTGCGGGTCGTCCGGCAACCGAACTCCGGCAAGCCGGCGGCGCTCAACACCGGGCTGGCCGCGGCCTCCTGCGAACTGGTGGTGATGGTCGACGGGGACACCGTCTTCGAGCCGGAGACCGTCCGCACCCTGGTGCAGCCCTTCGCCGATCCCTGGGTCGGCGCCGTCTCCGGCAACGCCAAGGTGGTCAACCGCGGCGGGCTGCTGGGGCGCTGGCAGCACATCGAGTACGTGGTCGGGTTCAACCTGGACCGCCGGCTCTTCGACCTCGGCGAGTGCATGCCGACCGTGCCGGGCGCGGTCGGCGCCTTCCGCCGCAGCGCGCTCCTCGCCATCGGCGGGGTGAGCGACGACACCCTCGCCGAGGACACCGACCTCACCATGGCGCTCTGCCGGCAGGGCTGGCGGGTGGTCTACGAGGAGGACGCGGTCGCCTGGACCGAGGCGCCGGCCTCGCTCGGCGCCCTGTGGCGGCAGCGCTACCGCTGGTGCTACGGCACCATGCAGGCGATGTGGAAGCACCGCCGCTCGATGGTGGAGCGCAGGGCCGCCGGGCGGCTCGGCCGCCGCGGGCTCGGCTATCTGCTGCTCTTCCAGGTGCTGCTGCCGCTGCTGGCCCCGGCGGTCGACGTGTTCAGCGTCTACGGCTTGGTCTACCTCGACCCGGTGCGGGTGATCGGCCTCTGGCTCGGCTTCATGGCGATCCAGCTGCTGATGGGGCTCTACGCCTTCCGGCTGGACCTGGAGCGGCCGGGCGCGCTGCTCAGCCTGCCGCTCCAGCAGTTCGTCTACCGGCAGCTGATGTACCTGGTGGTCATCCAGTCCGTGGTCACCGCGCTGGCCGGGACGCGGCTGCGGTGGCAGCGGATGGAGCGCTACGGCAGCCTCCCGGGGGCGGAGGCGCGGAGCCAGGCCTGA
- the rsmD gene encoding 16S rRNA (guanine(966)-N(2))-methyltransferase RsmD, translating into MTRVIAGTARGRRLAVPPGTGTRPTSDRAREGLFSTWESLRRGTLHGARVLDLYGGSGAVALEALSRGAAHALIVEADAKAVRTIRENVRALGLPGAEVRSGKAERVIAADPPATPYDLVFLDPPYAVADAVLREILITLARGGWIADGAVATVERSTRGGEFSWPEGYEGVRERRYGEGALWYGRAAHPAADQAEPESPRPER; encoded by the coding sequence ATGACCCGCGTCATCGCCGGTACCGCCCGCGGCCGACGCCTCGCCGTCCCGCCCGGCACCGGCACCCGCCCCACCTCCGACCGCGCGCGTGAAGGCCTCTTCTCGACCTGGGAGTCGCTCCGCCGCGGCACCCTCCACGGCGCCCGCGTGCTGGACCTCTACGGCGGCTCCGGCGCGGTGGCCCTGGAGGCGCTCTCCCGGGGCGCGGCGCACGCCCTCATCGTCGAGGCCGACGCCAAGGCCGTCCGGACCATCCGGGAGAACGTCCGCGCCCTGGGCCTCCCCGGCGCCGAGGTCCGCTCCGGCAAGGCCGAGCGGGTCATCGCGGCCGACCCGCCGGCCACCCCCTACGACCTGGTCTTCCTCGACCCGCCGTACGCCGTGGCGGACGCCGTCCTGCGCGAGATACTGATCACACTCGCCCGCGGGGGCTGGATCGCCGACGGCGCGGTCGCCACGGTGGAACGCAGCACCAGGGGCGGCGAATTCTCTTGGCCGGAGGGGTACGAAGGGGTACGGGAGCGTCGCTACGGCGAAGGCGCCCTCTGGTACGGTCGCGCCGCCCATCCGGCTGCTGACCAGGCCGAACCAGAGTCGCCGAGGCCCGAGAGGTAG
- the coaD gene encoding pantetheine-phosphate adenylyltransferase yields MERRAVCPGSFDPITNGHLDIIERASRLYDVVHVAVLINKSKQGLFTVEERIQLIKEVTAEYGNVVVESHHGLLVDYCKDREIPAIVKGLRAVSDFDYELQMAQMNNGLTGVETVFIPTSPTYSFLSSSLVKEVATYGGDVSHLVPESVLRRLIERIAERRQS; encoded by the coding sequence GTGGAACGCCGCGCCGTTTGTCCCGGATCCTTCGACCCGATCACCAACGGACACCTCGACATCATCGAGCGAGCCTCCAGGCTCTATGACGTGGTGCACGTCGCCGTGCTGATCAACAAGTCCAAGCAGGGCCTGTTCACCGTCGAGGAGCGGATCCAGCTGATCAAGGAGGTGACCGCCGAGTACGGGAACGTGGTCGTCGAGTCGCACCACGGTCTGCTGGTCGACTACTGCAAGGACCGGGAGATCCCGGCCATCGTCAAGGGCCTCCGCGCGGTCAGCGACTTCGACTACGAGCTGCAGATGGCCCAGATGAACAACGGCCTGACCGGCGTCGAGACGGTGTTCATCCCGACCAGCCCGACGTACAGCTTCCTGTCGTCCTCGCTGGTCAAGGAGGTCGCCACCTACGGGGGCGACGTCTCCCACCTGGTGCCGGAGAGCGTGCTGCGCAGGCTCATCGAGCGCATCGCGGAGCGCAGGCAGAGCTGA
- the rpmF gene encoding 50S ribosomal protein L32 — MAVPKRKMSRSNTRHRRSQWKAAAPALVACDRCHEPKLSHIACPSCGTYNRRQVLSV, encoded by the coding sequence GTGGCTGTTCCGAAGCGGAAGATGTCGCGCAGCAACACGCGCCACCGCCGTTCGCAGTGGAAGGCTGCGGCGCCGGCCCTGGTGGCGTGCGACCGCTGCCACGAGCCGAAGCTCTCGCACATCGCGTGCCCGAGCTGCGGCACCTACAACCGCCGTCAGGTCCTCTCGGTCTGA